CAATGATCATTGTATAAAATTTGGAATCAATTTACAATAATTGGAACAAGTTTTGCCCTCAATGAAACATTAACATTTAATGAACATTCTCCGGGATGGGACCAAATGGTAATTGAATCAAATGTTCGAATAAAGTCATGGATAACGAACGGGTTATATCATTTGATGATCACGGGTGTTATTTTTTAACATTGGAAACCGTTGATCTCACCGACATCTTTATCAGACCGGTGTACAAACAGATTATTGTGCATACCCTCAACCATTATATCAGCAGCAAAGGGTTGATTGTGTATGGCTGGTGCCTGATGCCCAGTAAATTATATATTATCTGCCAGGTACAAAAAAACACCTCCTTTAAAGATCTCAGAAAAGCATTTAAGCAATTCACAACAGAAAAAGTGATAGAGGCCGTATATAACGAGCCGGAAGAACGCCGGCAATGGCTGATTGAACATTTTCAGAAAAATTATGGGTTCCTGGGTGCCCAAAAAAAGCTCGAGGTATGGAAACGGGTAAAAGAAATGTTATCGATCGACCTGGCGCGTCCCGAGATTATGGCAGAGCACCTGGAGCTGCTTCACAACATTCCCGTACAGGAGCGGATTGTGCGGTACGCCTCGGATTTTATCTATAGCTCAGCATCGGATTATGAAACCGGCACGGAGGGACTGGTAAAGATCGCCCGGCTAAGTGCCGTGGAGCAAGCCCTGGACGATATTGAAAACCGCAAAAGCATGTTTAAGACAAAATTTAGTCGCCGATAAAAAATATCAGCGGTTAATCAAATATTTTTGCCGGGTTCGTTAGAACCCGGCAAGTTTTTTTATGGCAGTCAGAAAAAAAAGAAGGCGGAAGAAAAAAGGTATGTCGTACCAGTGGAAACTGGTATTATCCCTGCTCGTGCTGGCCTTATTGATAGGAGGACTTTTTGTACTGGACTGGAGCCGGCGGTTTGAGCTGGAAGTAAAGCGGTATCCCGAGTTTGGGATTGAAATCCCGGTAGACTACTCCCTTCATGGCATCGATGTGTCGCGATATCAAAAGCGCATCAACTGGGAGGAAGTAAAGGCCATGGACATACAGCATATCCGCATTAGCTTTGCATTTATCAAGGCTACGGAAGGAGAAAAGGACCTGGATCTGCAGTTTAAGCGTAACTGGAAGAATGCTCGTCAAACCGGGTTGCCCATTGGCGCCTACCATTTTTTTATCCCTTCCAGGGACCCGGTAAAGCAGGCGGTAAACTTTATTAAAAATGTAAGGCTGAAGCCCGGCGATCTGCCGCCCGTGCTCGATGTAGAACAAACCAATAACCTTCCGGCTCCGGTAATCCAGGCCCGTTCAAAAGCATGGCTGCAACTGGTGGAACAACATTACGGAGTTAAGCCTGTAGTCTATACCAATGCTGATTTTTATGAAAAATACCTTGGAAAGGCTTTTGACGAGTATCCCTTATGGGTGGCACACTACTATGAAAAGCGAAAGCCACGTATAAAACGCAACTGGGCTTTATGGCAGCACAATGACGCGGGACATGTGAACGGGATCGACGCAAACGTAGACTTTAATGTCTTTAACGGCGACTCTGTTACTTTTCGTGCTTTTTTGATCCAATAACCGGCAGCCCTGCTTTTGCTAAGGATTGCAGCAGCTATTTTTTTGCGTTCGCATTTACATATTGTG
The sequence above is a segment of the Niabella agricola genome. Coding sequences within it:
- a CDS encoding glycoside hydrolase family 25 protein, coding for MAVRKKRRRKKKGMSYQWKLVLSLLVLALLIGGLFVLDWSRRFELEVKRYPEFGIEIPVDYSLHGIDVSRYQKRINWEEVKAMDIQHIRISFAFIKATEGEKDLDLQFKRNWKNARQTGLPIGAYHFFIPSRDPVKQAVNFIKNVRLKPGDLPPVLDVEQTNNLPAPVIQARSKAWLQLVEQHYGVKPVVYTNADFYEKYLGKAFDEYPLWVAHYYEKRKPRIKRNWALWQHNDAGHVNGIDANVDFNVFNGDSVTFRAFLIQ